AATCGAGTTGCGAGGTTGAAGAAGGCAACAGGCAATAGTTAGAAAGAAACCACGGCCGGCCTTTACTTCTGGCTATTGCCTGTTGCCTAATGCCGATTGCCCAGGAGGCTCAAAATGTCCACGAACGAAAACAAAACCATCCACGTCGCCTGCCCTTGCTGCGACGCCATATTGACCATCGATCCGACCCTCGCCGTCGTTCTCGACCACAAAATGCCGGTCAAGCCGCACATGGCGGTGAACTTGCAAGACGCCGTGAATCAAGTCAAGGGAGAAGCCGGCCGGCGCGATGAAAAGTATCACCAAATCGCCGAAGCTGAAAAAAACAAATCCAAAGTTCTCGAAGCGAAATTCCAAGAGCTTTTCAAAAAAGCGAAAGAAGAGCCGCTAGAAAAACCGCTCAAGGACATCGATCTGGACTAACCTACCGTTAGCAAAGCACCCGCCGCCTGCGCTGTAAGTACCAGATAAGCCCATGTGCGCGATGATTTTCGAAGAAGTCGCCCGCCGCTGCGCCGAGTCGATTGGCCCACGCCGCAGGCCGGCCCTGGGCAACTATTGATCCGCGTCCACGCCTGCGCGGTCTGCCGCACCGATCTCCATATTATCGACGGCGAATTGACCCAACCTAAACTGCCGCTCATTCCAGGTCATGAAATCGTCGGCAAGGTCGCCGCTTTAGGCGAAGGTGTTACTCGATTTAAAATTGGCGACCGAGTCGGCGTGCCGTGGCTCGGATGGACCTGTGGCGAATGCGTGTATTGCCAGAACGGCCGAGAGAATCTCTGCGATCGAGCGAAGTTTACCGGCTACACACTCGACGGCGGTTACGCGGAATACGCCGTCGCCGATCAACGTTTCTGTTTCCCAATTCCAGATTTTTACAGTGACGCCGAAGCCGCGCCACTGCTCTGCGCCGGATTGATCGGCTATCGAAGTTTGGTCAAAGCCGGCAACGCCAAACGCCTCGGCATCTACGGCTTCGGCTCCGCCGCCCATATCGTCGCACAGGTGGCTAAATACCAACATTGCGAAGTCTACGCCTTCACAAGGCCAGGCGACGAAGCAGCAAAACAGTTCGCCATGAATCTCGGCGCAGTTTGGGCCGGTGATTCGAATGAATTGCCGCCAGTGAAGCTCGATGCCGCGATCATCTTCGCACCGGCGGGCGAACTGATTCCGCAAGCCCTGAAAGCGGTCGGCAAAGGCGGCGCCGTCATCTGCGGCGGCATCCACATGAGCGACATCCCGTCGTTTCCCTATTCAATCCTCTGGGAAGAACGATCCATCAGCTCCGTCGCCAACTTAACCCGCCGCGACGCCGAAGAGTTCATGGCGCTCGCGCCGAAAGTTCCGGTGCGCACGGAAGTCCAGACGTTTTCACTGGAAGAGGCGAATGAAGCTCTCATTCAGCTGCGTAGCGGAAAGATTCAAGGCGCGGCTGTGCTGACAACCACCGCCTCGAACGAAAAATAAATTCGACTTAGTCAGCTGTCTGCAGCGGCTTGATTACTTCCTTCGCCAAAATTCCAACTTGCTCGCGCCATCCGTCGAACGGTCCAGACGGCCGCATGATGAACTTGGTCGCTCCAGCGGCGATGTAGGCTTGAATTTTCGCACGCACATGGTCGGGAGTACCGAAGGCGGTGAATTCACTGGTCGGTAAATCGGCTCGCGAGCGAATCAAGCGTCCGGCAATCTCGAACGCCTTCTGAGCACTATCAGCGAAGTAAAAAGGAATCAGCACACCGTAGTGATCTTTGGGAACTGCGCGGTTCGCTTCAGCGGCGTAGCTGCGGATTGAACTAATTCCGATTTCAATTTCAGCTGGAGAAACCGAGGACACTAGCCAGCCGTCGCCCAGTCGCCCTGTTCTTCTAAGCGCCGCTTCGCTGCGTCCGCCGATCCAGATTGGCGGCCCTTTTTTCTGCCATGGCCGCGGCGTGATCGTGACATCTTCTACGGAAAAGTATTTGCCGGCAAACGTAACGTTTTCTTCCGTCCAGAGCCGGCGCATCAGTACGATCATCTCATCGGTGCGGCCAGCGCGCTCTTTCTTGCTGATGCCGACGGCTTGCAAATCTTTCGACTCATCGCCGCCGAGACCGATGGCCGGAAACAAACGGCCTTGAGAAAGAAAATCGAGCGTCGCCAGTTCTTTGGCGAGCACGATCGGATTTCGCGTCGGCAACACCAGCGTGCTGGTGCCGAGCTTCATGTTGCGTAGCCGGCCGGCGATGAAGGAAAGAAACGCGATCGGTTCGAGGGTTAACGCGGAAGAAACCAATCGATCGCTCACCCACAGGGAATCGACGTCGAGGGATTCAAAAAAGTCCACCAGATCGACAATCGCGCCGGGTGATAAATCTTTGTTTGGCCATTGACCGAGCGCGATGCCGATACGGACTTTCATAAATTGGAATTACTTTTCGTAAAGCTTCTTGATGAAGCCGCTCTTGTCGAGCTCTTCGACGAAACTCGAATCGACAAAATCTTCCGGCTTGTATTTGCTTACCTCGGGGCGGGTCGCCGCGACATATTCGAAGCTGGTCTTCATGCCTTTGAGATTGGGATACGGCGCCGCCAAGCGATGCTTGGCGAACAGCTCCCAAGACTCCTGCGCCATCGCCTCATCGTTCAAACGGAGCATTTTCTTGATCACTCGCTTGCCCAGTTCCGGTTCCTGCTTGAAGCGCGCGATGCCTTCGATATGCGCGCGCATGTAGCGCATGACGAAATCGCGGTCTTGCTTGATCTGCGTGCGCGTCGTGGCGATTTCACTCCAGGGATAATCGACCTCTTTGAAAAAATCCCAGAGGATGTGAAAGCCGCTGCGCTGGGCGAAGATGTAATTGGGATGGGATAGCGTCGCCATCGGAATCCGCCCCTGCTGTAGCGCGACGAACCGGTCGGTGTCCGTGCCGAGCTGCAGCAAGGCGAAATCTTTGTCCGCATTGAGCCCCTTGATACGGGCGAGATGTCGAACCAAAAAATCGCTCAGGCCGCCGTAAGGCGTCACGCCCACCGCTTTGCCTTTCATGTCCTCGGTACGTTTGATGTCCGGCCGCGCCATCAAATATTGAATCACGCCCGGCATCGTGTGCGCCAAGATCACCATGTCCGAGCCCGACAACACTGAGTTGATCACCGTCGGCGTGGCGATCGGCGATATCTGCACGCTGCCGGAGATCAGCGCTTTGGAAGCGATGCCCGAACCGTTCACGGCCACCGGCTCGACGTCGAGCCCGTACTTCTCAAAAATCTTCGCCTCTTTGGTGAAATAAATAATGATGTTGCCCATGCTGACGGCGGGCACACCGACTTGAACTTTTCTGAGCGCGCGGGTTTGCGCAACGAGTAACGACGGCGCCGACCAACTGACGAGCAGCACAGCGGCAAACAGCAAGCATGATTTTTTCACGGCGAAGCCCTCCGTCACGGACGATCTTTTCACAGGCATTTAGTCCAGCTGACAAGAATATGTCAATGCGCTCCCGCAGCGTTGACAAACCCCGCGCGATTGAATTAAGTCAGACCCATCATGTTACCCACATTACCACGGGAAAATTTGTTGGAACTGTGCCGGCGCATGTTCGTTATCCGTCACTTCGAAGAGAGCTTAGTAGCGTTGCACGACCAAGGCGTGTTCGGCGGCCACTACCATCTTTACGTCGGCCAAGAAGCCACCGGTGTGCCGGCGCTCTCCTGTCTCAGCGCCGATGATTATCTCTTCACCACGCACAGAAACCATGGCCACCTGCTCGCCCGCGGCGTCGAACCGAAGCGCTTGTTCTCCGAAATCCTCGGCCGCGTCGACGGACTGAATAAGGGTAAAGGCGGCTCGTTTCATTCGGTCGCACCTTCGTTGGGATTTCTGCACAGCTCGGGCGTCGTCGCCGGCATCATTCCGCTGTCCACCGGCACCGCCTACGCGTCCAAGGCGCAAAAAAACGGCCGCCTGACGGTTTGCCTGTTCGGCGACGGCTCGTTGGAAGAGGGCGCGGCGCCGGAGGCGTTCAACATCGCGTCATTGTTAAAATTGCCCGTGCTGTTTCTCTGCGAGAACAACGGCAAGTACGGCTCGGGCCGCGCCGTTGCCGCGGCGCAATCTAGTTCCATGGCCGCCTATCCGCTGACCGATTTACCCAAGGCGTATAAAATTCCCGCCCAGCAGATCGACGGCATGGACGCCGGCCTGGTACACGGGACGATTTCTCAAGCGGTGGAAAAAATTCGCCGCGGCGAGGGGCCGCAGTTTGTCGAAGCCCAAACCGTGCGCTTTCCCGGCAGCGAGACCAATTGGCCGACGGTGCCGGTAAAGACCGATACCATGCTCGCTTGGGATGTTAGCAGCGCGCCGGAAAAATCCCGCGAGTGGTATCGCTCCTGCGATCCGCTGCTGATTTATATTCGCGAACTGGCCGACGCCAACCAAGCGAGCAAAGATGAGATCGCCGCGATCGAAGCGCAAGTGAAAAAAGAAATCGCCGCCGCCGTCGAGTTCGCCGTTAACAGTCCCTATCCTAAACTGGAAGAAGCCGAGAGGCATTACTTCGCTTAAGAGCTAACTATGAGAGAGCTTGCCTACTACGAAGCCAAATTCGAAGCGCTCGACGAAATCATGAGCGCCGACGAGCGCGTTCATCTAATCAACGGCACGTTTCTAAGTCTCAGTCCGCACCGTCACGTCTATCAAAACCTGCAAAAGAAATTCAGCGCACGCATGTTCGCCCCGCCGATTTCTGAATTGGGTTTTTGCGGCCTCGCCACCGGCGCGGCGATGGCTGGGCTGCGGCCGATCGTCGATCTGAGCACCGGCAGTTTCATCTACGAAGCTTGGCCCCAGGTCGCCAACGAAGCGGCCAATGCTTTTTCAATGTCCGGCGGGCAAACCCGCGTGCCGGTGGTGTTTCATCTGTTTCACGGCTTGCGCGGCGGCGGCGCGGCGCAGCATTCCGGCAGCCCGCAAGCGATGTTATGGAACGTGCCGGGATTGGAAATCGTTATTCCGTCGTCGCCGCGCGATGTCAAAGGTCTTTTGAAAACCGCCGTCGCCAGCGACAACCCGACGATCTTCGTCGATCATACTCGATTGCTCGACATCCGCGGCGACGTGCCGGAAAACGACAAAGCGATTCCGTTCGGCGTCGCCGATATCAAACGGACCGGCGGCGATGTCACTTTAATCGCAACATCCTTTACAGTCCAAGTTGCGCTTGGCGCGGCGGCGAAACTCGCCAAGGAAGGCATCGAAGTCGAAATCGTCGACCCGCGCACCTTGGTGCCCTTCGATCTCGCGACCATACTCTCGTCGCTGGATAAAACTCATCGCGTGGTGATCGCCGACGAAACTCATCAAAGCTGCGGCGTCGGCGCCGAGATCGCCGCGCGCATCGCCGAAACCGGCTTCGATAAATTAAAAACCCGCATCCGCCGGGTCTCGACCCTCGACGTGCCGGTGCCCTACAGCCCGCCGTTGGAAGCCCACATCGGCCCATCCGAAGCGCGCATCATGGAAGCCGTGCGCGCGGCGGTGGCGTGACTCAGTTTTTAGTTGTGAGTTTTTAGTTTTTAGTTATCGTGGAAAGCTTCTTGCTCATCTAACACATCGCGAACGTCTTGATGGCCACTAAGAAAGTTAATCCAAAAGAGATCGTCGATCTCCTACGCCGCATGTGGCTGATCCGCGCCTTCGAGGAAAAACTCTCGGCACTTTACGCCGAACGGCAAGTGGTCGGCTTACTCCATCTCGGCATCGGCCAGGAAGCGGTGGCCGTCGGTGCGCTGAGTTCATTGCGTGCTGACGATTACGTCTACGGCGGCCACCGTTCTCACGGCCACGCCATTGCTAAAGGCGCCGATGTGAATAAATTGATGGCCGAGATCGCTGGCCGCGCCAGCGGTTACTGCGGCGGCAAGGGCGGATCGATGCATATCGTCGCCAAAGAGTGCGGCTTCATCACCGCCACCGGCGTAGTCGGTGGGACAATTCCACTGGCCCTCGGCGCCGCGTTCGCGGCCAAGGAAAGAAAGAAAAGCCAGCTTGCCGTGGTTTTTTTCGGTGACGGCGCCGGCCAAGTCGGGCTATTTCACGAGTCGCTCAACATCGCCAGCCTCTGGCATCTGCCGGTGATTTTTATCTGCGAGAATAACGGCTACGCCGAATTCACGCCGCTCTCGGCGCATACCAACATCGAACGGCTCGCGCAGCATGCCAAGACATATAAAATTCCCGCAAGCACCGTCGACGGCAACGATCTATTCGCCGTGCGCGACGCCATGACCGAAGCGATCGCCACCTGCCGCGCCGGCAAAGGTCCGGCGTTCGTCGAATGTTTAACCCACCGACTGCGTGGCCACTACGAAGGCGATCCGGCGAAGTATCGTGAATTGTCCCAGCTCACCGAGTGGAAGAAAAAAGATCCCATCGCCCGCGTCGCCCGCGTGTTGAAAAGCAAGAAAGCGATCACTGACAAAGAACTGCAAGCGATTGAAGACGAAGCCCGCGCGCGAATCGAAAAGGCGGCGGAATTTTCCTTGTCATCACCCTGGCCGGCGGACAACGAAGTCGACACCCAAGTTTACGTAACGACATGAACCGTAGGGGCGAAAAATTTTTCGACCTCCGATGAATTTAAAATCGACCATGCCCCAACAAACCTATCTCGAAGCGATCCGCGCCGGACTCGAAGAAGAACTGCGCCGCGACTCGTCGGTTTACATTTTCGGTGAAGACGTCGCCCTGGGCGGCCCCTTCGGCGTCACCAAAGGCTTGGCGGAAACCTTCGGCGTCAACCGCTTGGTCAACACACCGATCAGCGAAGCGACCGTCATGGGCATCGCCATCGGCGCCGCCAGCGCGGGACTGCGGCCGGTGATTGAAATCATGTTCATCGACTTCATCACCCTGGCGATGGATCAGCTGGTCAATCACGCCGCGAAACTGCATTACATGTCCGGCGGGCAACTGAAAATTCCGCTGACGGTGCGCGTCCAGTGCGGCATCAGCGGCGCCATGGGCGCGCACCATTCGCAAAGTTTAGAAGCGTGGCTCGCGCATGTGCCGGGATTGAAAGTAGTCATGCCGGCCAACGCCGCCGACGCCAAAGGTTTGCTGAAATCAGCGATCCGCGACGACAACCCGGTGGTCTTCATCGAACATCGCGGTCTCTATTGGACCAAAGGCGAAGTTCCCGCGGGCGACACCATCGTGCCCATCGGCAAAGCATCCGTGCTGCGCCAAGGCGAACAACTAACTATTGTAGCGCTGTCGAGCATGATCGGTCCGGCATTAGCCGCTGCGAATGATTTGGAATCGGAAGGCATCTCAGTGGAAGTCATCGACCCGCGCACGGTCTCGCCTCTCGATGTGGGAACCATGACGGAATCGGTCAAGAAAACCGGTCGCGCGATTGTCGTTCACGAAGCAGTCGAGCAAGGCGGCATCGGCGCCGAGATCGTCGCGCGCCTGCAGCAGGAAGTTTTTTACTATCTCGACAGCCCGATCATGCGCGTCGCTGCCCCTTTCGCGCCGGTGCCCGCCGGACCGACGCTGGAAAAACATTTTCTGCCCAGTAAAGAAAGAATCATCGCAGCGGCGCGCGCGGCGTTGCGCTGTTGATAAGAATTGTCCGAGGAAAGCCATATCGCTACGCATCGATTCCGACACCCATTTCAGACCCTGCGACGCCTGCGCCGATTTAGATC
This genomic interval from Deltaproteobacteria bacterium contains the following:
- a CDS encoding alpha-ketoacid dehydrogenase subunit beta translates to MRELAYYEAKFEALDEIMSADERVHLINGTFLSLSPHRHVYQNLQKKFSARMFAPPISELGFCGLATGAAMAGLRPIVDLSTGSFIYEAWPQVANEAANAFSMSGGQTRVPVVFHLFHGLRGGGAAQHSGSPQAMLWNVPGLEIVIPSSPRDVKGLLKTAVASDNPTIFVDHTRLLDIRGDVPENDKAIPFGVADIKRTGGDVTLIATSFTVQVALGAAAKLAKEGIEVEIVDPRTLVPFDLATILSSLDKTHRVVIADETHQSCGVGAEIAARIAETGFDKLKTRIRRVSTLDVPVPYSPPLEAHIGPSEARIMEAVRAAVA
- a CDS encoding ABC transporter substrate-binding protein — encoded protein: MPVKRSSVTEGFAVKKSCLLFAAVLLVSWSAPSLLVAQTRALRKVQVGVPAVSMGNIIIYFTKEAKIFEKYGLDVEPVAVNGSGIASKALISGSVQISPIATPTVINSVLSGSDMVILAHTMPGVIQYLMARPDIKRTEDMKGKAVGVTPYGGLSDFLVRHLARIKGLNADKDFALLQLGTDTDRFVALQQGRIPMATLSHPNYIFAQRSGFHILWDFFKEVDYPWSEIATTRTQIKQDRDFVMRYMRAHIEGIARFKQEPELGKRVIKKMLRLNDEAMAQESWELFAKHRLAAPYPNLKGMKTSFEYVAATRPEVSKYKPEDFVDSSFVEELDKSGFIKKLYEK
- a CDS encoding alpha-ketoacid dehydrogenase subunit beta — its product is MPQQTYLEAIRAGLEEELRRDSSVYIFGEDVALGGPFGVTKGLAETFGVNRLVNTPISEATVMGIAIGAASAGLRPVIEIMFIDFITLAMDQLVNHAAKLHYMSGGQLKIPLTVRVQCGISGAMGAHHSQSLEAWLAHVPGLKVVMPANAADAKGLLKSAIRDDNPVVFIEHRGLYWTKGEVPAGDTIVPIGKASVLRQGEQLTIVALSSMIGPALAAANDLESEGISVEVIDPRTVSPLDVGTMTESVKKTGRAIVVHEAVEQGGIGAEIVARLQQEVFYYLDSPIMRVAAPFAPVPAGPTLEKHFLPSKERIIAAARAALRC
- a CDS encoding pyruvate dehydrogenase (acetyl-transferring) E1 component subunit alpha gives rise to the protein MLPTLPRENLLELCRRMFVIRHFEESLVALHDQGVFGGHYHLYVGQEATGVPALSCLSADDYLFTTHRNHGHLLARGVEPKRLFSEILGRVDGLNKGKGGSFHSVAPSLGFLHSSGVVAGIIPLSTGTAYASKAQKNGRLTVCLFGDGSLEEGAAPEAFNIASLLKLPVLFLCENNGKYGSGRAVAAAQSSSMAAYPLTDLPKAYKIPAQQIDGMDAGLVHGTISQAVEKIRRGEGPQFVEAQTVRFPGSETNWPTVPVKTDTMLAWDVSSAPEKSREWYRSCDPLLIYIRELADANQASKDEIAAIEAQVKKEIAAAVEFAVNSPYPKLEEAERHYFA
- a CDS encoding thiamine pyrophosphate-dependent dehydrogenase E1 component subunit alpha; amino-acid sequence: MATKKVNPKEIVDLLRRMWLIRAFEEKLSALYAERQVVGLLHLGIGQEAVAVGALSSLRADDYVYGGHRSHGHAIAKGADVNKLMAEIAGRASGYCGGKGGSMHIVAKECGFITATGVVGGTIPLALGAAFAAKERKKSQLAVVFFGDGAGQVGLFHESLNIASLWHLPVIFICENNGYAEFTPLSAHTNIERLAQHAKTYKIPASTVDGNDLFAVRDAMTEAIATCRAGKGPAFVECLTHRLRGHYEGDPAKYRELSQLTEWKKKDPIARVARVLKSKKAITDKELQAIEDEARARIEKAAEFSLSSPWPADNEVDTQVYVTT
- a CDS encoding zinc-binding alcohol dehydrogenase family protein, which produces MRDDFRRSRPPLRRVDWPTPQAGPGQLLIRVHACAVCRTDLHIIDGELTQPKLPLIPGHEIVGKVAALGEGVTRFKIGDRVGVPWLGWTCGECVYCQNGRENLCDRAKFTGYTLDGGYAEYAVADQRFCFPIPDFYSDAEAAPLLCAGLIGYRSLVKAGNAKRLGIYGFGSAAHIVAQVAKYQHCEVYAFTRPGDEAAKQFAMNLGAVWAGDSNELPPVKLDAAIIFAPAGELIPQALKAVGKGGAVICGGIHMSDIPSFPYSILWEERSISSVANLTRRDAEEFMALAPKVPVRTEVQTFSLEEANEALIQLRSGKIQGAAVLTTTASNEK
- a CDS encoding LLM class flavin-dependent oxidoreductase; translated protein: MKVRIGIALGQWPNKDLSPGAIVDLVDFFESLDVDSLWVSDRLVSSALTLEPIAFLSFIAGRLRNMKLGTSTLVLPTRNPIVLAKELATLDFLSQGRLFPAIGLGGDESKDLQAVGISKKERAGRTDEMIVLMRRLWTEENVTFAGKYFSVEDVTITPRPWQKKGPPIWIGGRSEAALRRTGRLGDGWLVSSVSPAEIEIGISSIRSYAAEANRAVPKDHYGVLIPFYFADSAQKAFEIAGRLIRSRADLPTSEFTAFGTPDHVRAKIQAYIAAGATKFIMRPSGPFDGWREQVGILAKEVIKPLQTAD